In a single window of the Streptomyces sp. NBC_00285 genome:
- a CDS encoding YceI family protein codes for MGVTARIRTRDGWAVSHAVVTVTDMRGTQVLRAEADAEGAVRDGTPLEPGPYTVIVTAVGYAPAASSAIVTASGRAEVGTVTLARIGGTELPPPGPWTVDPAHSGVNAVAQHLGISSVHGRFTDFTAAIEVAPDDVTKSRVEAVIRAASIDTGNATRDEHLRSADFLDVQRYPEITYRSTGLTVAGTDRWTVRGELAMRGVVRPVDLDLAYLGTGADPWGGTRAAFRATTQLQREDFAMNYNQVVQAGIAAIGTTLKVELDVQAVQGESLPQV; via the coding sequence ATGGGAGTGACCGCGAGGATCCGAACGCGGGACGGGTGGGCCGTTTCGCACGCGGTCGTCACGGTGACCGACATGAGGGGCACGCAGGTGCTGCGCGCGGAGGCCGACGCCGAAGGCGCGGTACGGGACGGCACGCCGCTGGAGCCCGGGCCGTACACCGTCATCGTCACGGCCGTCGGGTACGCGCCCGCCGCGTCCAGCGCGATCGTCACCGCGAGCGGCCGCGCCGAGGTCGGCACGGTCACCCTGGCCCGCATCGGCGGCACGGAACTCCCGCCGCCCGGCCCGTGGACCGTGGACCCGGCCCACTCCGGCGTGAACGCGGTCGCCCAGCACCTGGGCATCTCCAGCGTGCACGGCCGCTTCACCGACTTCACCGCGGCGATCGAGGTCGCCCCGGACGACGTGACCAAGTCCCGGGTGGAGGCGGTGATCCGGGCCGCCTCCATCGACACGGGGAACGCGACGCGGGACGAGCACCTGAGGTCGGCCGACTTCCTGGACGTCCAGCGGTACCCGGAGATCACGTACCGCTCGACGGGACTGACCGTGGCCGGTACGGACCGGTGGACCGTGCGCGGTGAGCTGGCGATGCGCGGTGTCGTACGGCCCGTCGACCTCGACCTCGCATATCTGGGGACGGGGGCCGACCCCTGGGGTGGGACCCGGGCCGCCTTCCGGGCCACGACCCAGCTGCAGCGCGAGGACTTCGCCATGAACTACAACCAGGTCGTGCAGGCGGGGATCGCCGCCATCGGGACGACACTGAAGGTCGAACTCGATGTGCAGGCGGTACAGGGGGAGTCGCTGCCGCAGGTGTGA
- a CDS encoding class I SAM-dependent methyltransferase, with protein MERTTGVQGYYAESAERLGRVYESVSFETVHEALLDLLPDAPARVLDVGAGTGRDAAALAARGFTVDAAEPVAELRGVAERLHPGCGVSWRAGSLPELDGVRGPYDVVLLSAVWMHLRPPERPVAMRRLAGLLAPGGVLLITLRRGEPPADRLMFDIPPGEVAGQGAEAGLRLLRIVDEGADRLGRDAVHWNAVALQLR; from the coding sequence ATGGAGCGGACCACGGGGGTGCAGGGCTACTACGCCGAGTCGGCGGAGCGGCTGGGGAGGGTGTACGAGAGCGTCTCCTTCGAGACCGTGCACGAGGCGCTGCTTGATCTGCTGCCGGACGCGCCCGCGCGGGTGCTGGACGTCGGCGCGGGCACGGGGCGGGACGCGGCGGCGCTGGCCGCGCGGGGGTTCACGGTCGACGCGGCCGAGCCGGTGGCGGAGCTGCGGGGTGTGGCCGAGCGGCTGCATCCCGGATGCGGGGTGAGCTGGCGGGCGGGTTCTCTGCCTGAACTGGACGGCGTCCGGGGGCCGTACGACGTCGTGCTGCTGTCCGCGGTGTGGATGCATCTGCGGCCACCGGAGCGGCCCGTCGCCATGCGCCGCCTGGCGGGGCTCCTCGCGCCCGGCGGGGTCCTGCTGATCACCCTGCGGCGCGGTGAGCCGCCCGCGGACCGGCTCATGTTCGACATACCGCCGGGAGAAGTCGCCGGGCAGGGGGCGGAGGCGGGGCTTCGACTGCTGCGGATCGTGGACGAGGGAGCGGACCGGCTCGGCCGTGACGCGGTTCACTGGAACGCCGTGGCGCTCCAACTACGCTGA
- a CDS encoding PPOX class F420-dependent oxidoreductase: MASNIATNKSVSLGELLDFVRTRHRAILLTRRGDGSPQASPLTSGVDDSGRIVMSTYPERAKTRNAKRDSQVSVIVLSDEWNGPWVQIDGTAEVVDSPESVEPLVEYYRNIAGEHPDWDEYRAAMVKQGKSIIRVTPVRWGPVATGGFPARLASPDA; this comes from the coding sequence ATGGCATCGAACATCGCGACCAACAAGTCCGTTTCCCTGGGCGAACTGCTGGACTTCGTGCGGACCCGGCACCGGGCGATCCTGCTGACGCGGCGGGGGGACGGGTCGCCGCAGGCCTCGCCGTTGACGTCCGGGGTGGACGACTCGGGGCGGATCGTCATGTCGACGTACCCCGAGCGGGCCAAGACGCGGAACGCGAAGCGTGATTCCCAGGTCAGCGTGATCGTGCTGAGCGACGAGTGGAACGGACCGTGGGTCCAGATCGACGGCACCGCGGAGGTCGTCGACTCACCGGAATCCGTCGAACCGCTGGTGGAGTACTACCGGAACATCGCCGGGGAGCACCCGGACTGGGACGAGTACCGGGCGGCGATGGTGAAGCAGGGGAAGTCGATCATCCGGGTCACTCCGGTGCGGTGGGGTCCCGTGGCGACGGGTGGATTCCCCGCACGGCTGGCTTCGCCGGACGCCTGA
- a CDS encoding TetR/AcrR family transcriptional regulator, giving the protein MVKAGQGAAARTSVWLEGKVRRGGRAGGQPSGLDRDRITEVTVRLLDAEGLAKFSMRRLAAELNVTAMSVYWYVDTKDDLLELALDAAFGELELPDPEADEDWRDQLRTVAREYRGLLVRHPWVSPLAGTFLNIGPHSLALSRIVHRVVRRTGLPAHGITGAISAVFQFVYGFGTIEGHFIARSAQAGMTQEAFFRHAMTTATRSPGAAEILKENEEIMTARGGDTVEEMRDRDFTFALDLLVAGIETMVTAAPQERGTASGSNSAPTHDHPPPDQPQ; this is encoded by the coding sequence ATGGTGAAGGCAGGCCAAGGAGCGGCCGCGCGAACCAGCGTCTGGCTGGAAGGCAAGGTGCGCCGGGGCGGTCGCGCCGGCGGGCAGCCCTCCGGCCTGGACCGGGACCGCATCACCGAGGTGACGGTCCGTCTCCTGGACGCCGAGGGGCTGGCGAAGTTCTCCATGCGGCGGCTGGCCGCCGAGCTGAACGTGACCGCGATGTCCGTCTACTGGTACGTCGACACCAAGGACGACCTGCTCGAACTCGCCCTGGACGCGGCCTTCGGCGAGCTGGAGCTGCCGGACCCGGAGGCCGACGAGGACTGGCGGGACCAACTGCGCACGGTGGCCAGGGAGTACCGGGGTCTGCTGGTCCGCCACCCCTGGGTGTCACCGCTGGCAGGCACGTTCCTCAACATCGGCCCGCACTCCCTGGCCCTGTCCCGGATCGTGCACCGGGTCGTCCGCAGGACCGGCCTGCCCGCCCACGGCATCACTGGCGCGATCTCCGCCGTCTTCCAGTTCGTCTACGGCTTCGGCACCATCGAGGGCCACTTCATCGCCCGCTCCGCCCAGGCCGGCATGACCCAGGAGGCCTTCTTCCGCCACGCCATGACCACCGCCACCCGGTCTCCCGGCGCCGCGGAGATCCTCAAGGAGAACGAGGAGATCATGACGGCGAGGGGAGGCGACACGGTGGAGGAGATGCGGGACAGGGACTTCACGTTCGCCCTGGACCTCCTGGTGGCAGGCATCGAGACGATGGTGACAGCGGCTCCGCAGGAGCGCGGGACGGCATCCGGCAGCAACTCCGCCCCGACCCACGACCACCCGCCGCCCGACCAGCCGCAGTAA
- a CDS encoding MFS transporter — translation MSAPASLTVSRGHPQRWLILGVICLAQLTVLLDNTVLNVAIPSLTRELGAATSDIQWMINAYSLVQSGLLLTAGSAADRYGRKKLLMAGLALFGIGSLVAGLATTSGQLIAARAGMGVGGALLITTTLAVVVQIFDDSERVKAIGLWSTVNSLGFAVGPLLGGVMLDHFWWGAIFLVNIPVAVIGLVAVLALVPESKNPQGDRPDLLGALLSTIGMTSVVYAIISGPDHGWTSSTTLTSAAIGIVVLAGFAVWELRVPHPMLDMHFFRNQRFTGAVAGAILVAFGMAGSLFLLTQHLQFVLGYDPLEAGLRTAPFALTIVALNLTGVSAKLLPRAGTPLTIALGMTCLATGLAAIAVLGRHGYGGMLAGLVVMGAGVAFAMPAMANAVMSAIPPEKAGVGAGINGTLAEFGQGLGVAVLGAVLNSRFAALVPVAAASLPAALAEAGSKEERARITDAFASGLETSQLVGAVAVLLGGLLAAVLLRRAERVPSP, via the coding sequence ATGTCCGCTCCCGCCTCCCTCACCGTCTCCCGGGGCCACCCCCAGCGCTGGCTGATCCTCGGCGTCATCTGCCTCGCGCAGCTCACCGTGCTGCTCGACAACACCGTCCTGAACGTCGCGATCCCCTCCCTCACGCGCGAACTGGGCGCGGCCACCTCCGACATCCAGTGGATGATCAACGCCTACTCGCTCGTGCAGTCCGGACTGCTGCTCACGGCGGGCAGCGCCGCCGACCGCTACGGCCGCAAGAAGCTGCTGATGGCGGGCCTGGCCCTGTTCGGCATCGGCTCCCTGGTGGCGGGCCTCGCCACGACCAGCGGGCAACTCATCGCGGCCCGCGCCGGCATGGGCGTCGGCGGCGCACTCCTGATCACCACCACGCTCGCCGTGGTCGTGCAGATCTTCGACGACAGCGAGCGCGTCAAGGCGATCGGCCTGTGGTCGACGGTCAACTCGCTCGGTTTCGCCGTGGGTCCGCTGCTCGGCGGGGTGATGCTCGACCACTTCTGGTGGGGCGCGATCTTCCTCGTCAACATCCCGGTCGCGGTCATCGGACTCGTGGCGGTCCTGGCCCTGGTGCCCGAGTCGAAGAACCCGCAGGGCGACCGCCCCGACCTGCTCGGCGCGCTGCTCTCCACGATCGGCATGACAAGCGTCGTCTACGCGATCATCTCCGGCCCCGACCACGGCTGGACCTCCTCCACCACCCTCACCTCCGCCGCGATCGGGATCGTGGTGCTGGCCGGGTTCGCCGTGTGGGAACTGCGCGTCCCCCACCCGATGCTGGACATGCACTTCTTCCGCAACCAACGGTTCACCGGAGCGGTCGCGGGCGCGATCCTCGTCGCGTTCGGCATGGCGGGCTCGCTGTTCCTGCTCACGCAGCACCTCCAGTTCGTCCTCGGATACGACCCGTTGGAGGCCGGCCTGCGGACGGCGCCGTTCGCCCTCACGATCGTCGCGCTCAACCTCACCGGGGTCAGCGCGAAGCTGCTGCCGAGGGCCGGTACGCCGCTCACCATCGCGCTCGGCATGACCTGCCTGGCGACGGGCCTCGCGGCGATCGCGGTGCTCGGCCGGCACGGGTACGGCGGCATGCTGGCCGGCCTGGTCGTCATGGGCGCGGGGGTCGCCTTCGCGATGCCCGCCATGGCCAACGCCGTCATGAGCGCGATCCCCCCGGAGAAGGCGGGGGTGGGCGCGGGCATCAACGGCACGCTCGCGGAGTTCGGGCAGGGGCTGGGTGTCGCGGTCCTGGGCGCGGTGCTGAACTCCCGGTTCGCGGCGCTGGTTCCGGTGGCGGCGGCGTCCCTGCCGGCCGCGCTGGCGGAGGCGGGGTCGAAGGAGGAACGGGCGCGGATCACCGATGCGTTCGCCTCCGGCCTGGAGACGAGTCAGTTGGTGGGAGCGGTGGCCGTGCTGCTGGGCGGGTTGCTGGCGGCGGTGCTGCTGCGGCGGGCCGAGCGGGTGCCGAGCCCCTGA